A stretch of Pseudolysobacter antarcticus DNA encodes these proteins:
- a CDS encoding cytochrome b has translation MLAWVEDRLPIGSFLSSHTSGYYAPKNFNIWYYFGSLALLVLVNQILTGIFLTMNYKPGAATAFDSVEFIMRDVDWGWLIRYMHEIGASMFFIVVYLHMFRGLMYGSFKKPRELVWILGMLIYLTLMAEAFMGYVLPWGQMSFWGAKVIISLFGTIPFIGDHLVQWIMGDYIPGDATVNRFFALHVIALPLVLLLLVVLHLAALHEVGSNNPDGVEIKEKKDANGLPLDGIPFHPYYTVKDLFGTGFFLLICAFFLFFEPTVGGIFLEHDNFIEANRLVTPEHIKPVWYFTPYYAMLRVVPSYFGTAIWGVLVMFGAIVMLFLVPWLDKSPVKSIRYRGWMTRTALAVLVVCFVWLAKIGSGPGTDPSEVIIGRLLTILYYGVFVLMPIYSRIDATKPVPDRVTTHD, from the coding sequence ATGCTGGCCTGGGTCGAAGACCGTTTGCCGATCGGCAGTTTCCTGTCATCGCATACCAGCGGTTATTACGCGCCGAAGAACTTCAACATCTGGTATTACTTCGGCTCGCTCGCACTGCTCGTGCTGGTCAACCAGATTCTGACCGGCATCTTCCTCACGATGAACTACAAGCCGGGCGCGGCCACCGCGTTCGACTCGGTCGAGTTCATCATGCGCGACGTCGACTGGGGCTGGCTGATCCGCTACATGCACGAGATCGGCGCCTCGATGTTCTTCATCGTGGTGTATCTGCACATGTTCCGCGGCCTGATGTACGGCTCGTTCAAGAAACCGCGCGAACTGGTGTGGATCCTCGGCATGCTGATCTACCTCACGCTGATGGCCGAGGCGTTCATGGGCTACGTGTTGCCGTGGGGCCAGATGTCGTTCTGGGGCGCCAAGGTGATCATCTCGCTGTTCGGCACGATCCCATTCATCGGCGATCATCTCGTGCAGTGGATCATGGGCGATTACATTCCGGGCGATGCAACGGTCAATCGTTTCTTCGCGCTGCACGTGATCGCGCTGCCGCTGGTGCTGTTGTTGCTGGTGGTGTTGCATCTGGCAGCTTTGCACGAAGTCGGTTCGAACAATCCTGATGGCGTCGAGATCAAGGAGAAAAAAGATGCGAATGGCCTGCCGCTCGACGGCATTCCGTTCCATCCTTATTACACCGTCAAGGATTTGTTCGGCACGGGATTCTTCTTGCTGATCTGCGCATTCTTCCTGTTCTTCGAACCGACCGTTGGCGGTATTTTCCTCGAGCACGACAACTTCATCGAGGCCAATCGTCTGGTGACGCCGGAGCACATCAAGCCGGTCTGGTACTTCACGCCGTATTACGCGATGTTGCGTGTCGTGCCGTCGTATTTCGGTACGGCAATCTGGGGCGTGCTGGTGATGTTCGGTGCGATCGTGATGTTGTTCCTCGTGCCGTGGCTGGACAAGAGCCCGGTCAAGTCGATCCGTTATCGTGGCTGGATGACACGTACCGCGCTTGCGGTTCTCGTGGTCTGTTTTGTCTGGCTGGCGAAGATCGGTTCGGGGCCGGGCACGGATCCGAGCGAAGTCATCATCGGGCGACTTCTGACTATTCTTTATTACGGAGTGTTCGTGCTCATGCCGATCTATTCGCGCATCGATGCGACCAAGCCGGTTCCGGATCGGGTGACCACGCATGATTAA
- a CDS encoding cytochrome c1 encodes MIKHAMTKFGLIVLTAALAVGTAYAEEGEGLLASNSSVGNIASLQRGAQTFFNYCSGCHSLKYMRYSRIAEDLNLSEEMVTKNLIFTDAKIGEPAMATIKAKDAENWFGKAPPDLSLEARAKSPDWIYTYLKSFYVDPSRPVGWNNTLFPGASMPNVLWELQGVQTAELAPAKPGEDAHIEKLVLSKPGKLSPQQYDETIRDLSSFLQYVGEPAAMKREAVGVWVVLFLAFFTFIAWLLKTEYWKDVH; translated from the coding sequence ATGATTAAGCACGCCATGACCAAGTTCGGTCTGATTGTTCTGACCGCGGCGCTCGCTGTGGGTACTGCGTATGCGGAAGAAGGCGAGGGGTTGCTGGCATCGAATTCCAGCGTTGGCAATATCGCTAGCCTGCAACGCGGCGCGCAGACCTTCTTCAACTACTGCTCGGGCTGTCACTCGCTAAAGTACATGCGTTATTCGCGCATTGCCGAAGACCTGAATCTGTCGGAAGAGATGGTGACGAAAAACCTGATCTTCACCGACGCCAAGATCGGCGAGCCGGCGATGGCGACGATCAAGGCTAAGGATGCCGAGAACTGGTTCGGCAAGGCACCGCCGGATCTGTCGCTGGAAGCGCGCGCGAAAAGCCCGGATTGGATTTACACCTACCTGAAATCGTTCTACGTCGATCCGTCGCGCCCGGTGGGCTGGAACAATACGCTGTTCCCTGGCGCCTCGATGCCGAATGTGTTGTGGGAATTGCAGGGTGTACAGACCGCCGAGTTGGCACCGGCCAAGCCCGGCGAAGATGCGCATATCGAGAAACTCGTATTGTCGAAACCCGGCAAGCTTTCGCCGCAGCAATACGATGAAACCATCCGCGATCTGTCCTCGTTTCTGCAGTATGTCGGTGAGCCGGCGGCGATGAAGCGCGAAGCGGTCGGCGTGTGGGTGGTGCTGTTCCTCGCGTTCTTCACCTTCATCGCCTGGCTGCTCAAGACCGAATACTGGAAAGATGTGCATTGA
- a CDS encoding glutathione S-transferase N-terminal domain-containing protein, which produces MAVSQRSRTVLTLYSSRDCVSCHRVRLVLAAKGVIYDLIAVNPLSPPEDLLDLNPYNSVPTLVDRDLVLYDTGVICEYLDERYPHPPLMAVDPLARARLRLAIVRIERDWLAYVPQIKAGGRPADTARKRLREALIASVPLFKAAKFFLSAEMSLTDCALAPLIWRLPDLGVVLPREALVINEYGDRIFRNPGFTRSLTVEEKALRPA; this is translated from the coding sequence ATGGCTGTAAGTCAACGTTCACGCACCGTACTCACGCTGTATTCCTCGCGCGATTGTGTCTCTTGTCACCGTGTTCGGCTGGTGCTCGCCGCGAAAGGCGTGATCTATGATCTGATCGCGGTCAATCCACTGAGCCCGCCGGAAGATCTGCTGGACCTGAATCCGTACAACTCCGTGCCGACACTGGTCGATCGTGACCTCGTTTTGTACGACACTGGCGTGATTTGCGAATACCTGGATGAGCGCTATCCACATCCGCCGTTGATGGCTGTGGATCCGCTGGCGCGGGCGCGGTTGCGGCTGGCGATTGTGCGCATCGAACGCGACTGGCTAGCCTACGTGCCACAGATCAAGGCGGGCGGACGTCCTGCCGACACTGCGCGCAAGCGCTTGCGCGAGGCGCTGATCGCCAGCGTGCCGTTGTTCAAGGCAGCGAAATTCTTTTTGAGTGCGGAAATGAGTCTGACCGATTGCGCCCTGGCACCGCTAATCTGGCGCCTGCCAGATTTGGGCGTAGTATTGCCACGCGAGGCGCTGGTTATCAATGAGTACGGCGATCGCATTTTTCGCAATCCCGGTTTTACGCGCAGCCTGACCGTTGAAGAAAAGGCGTTGCGTCCGGCGTGA